In the genome of Capsicum annuum cultivar UCD-10X-F1 unplaced genomic scaffold, UCD10Xv1.1 ctg4075, whole genome shotgun sequence, the window atatttatacataataatcatgTTACAAGGTGTATTGACATAGTGATGTATTATCACTGTTTAATGTTTCAATTCAAAAAACTATactctaaatttttaatttttttttaaaggaatcCAGTCTGAAGGGATGACTTATGTGACATGAGTTTGTTTGGGGTACTAACTGGCAGCTTCGGTTGGCCCAGATGCAAGTCTGACCCATTTACATAAAAGAACATATGAATTTCTTACTTTGGATTGCCTCAGAGGAGTCTAAATTTAGGACTAGTCCAACTACTCTAGTGAGTGGCGTAGCCACGTACGGTGGAGGTGGCCACCATTAAGAGAAGGACTGTTTGAATGTTTGAATATTTGAATCTAAGATGCTTAATTTCTTTTCTACTATGATTAAGAGACAAGTGACCAATATTTCTTTATGTTTGTTCCTCAACTATAAAATGGTCCGTTTGTTTCTTAATAGCTTCTTTCAAAAGAGCTTCTACTTCCTCAATAAATTTCTTGGTAGAAGATATGACTTCAAATTATAGGAAGCTAAGCACATTGGTCACAAATCgtcttatacatatatattaattcATGAACATCcttagtgaaatttctaattTCGTCACTGATAATCAAATTAGTTATTGAtctaaacatgaatataataaataccGGGTGAGGGATTAACTCGTAAATCGATCTACACATTGGTATACATTCAAAATTCTACAGTTTTTTGTTTCACTAAGGAAGGCTCAAGTCATGTCAACTTCTCAAGAACGGGCTTCTTTGCATATTGCTGCTCATCAAAGCCAACTTGAAGCAATAGACTTCTTACTAAGCACTTCCAATTTTAAGAATATTCTTGCAACAAAACATGGGGATTATATGGGCCCAAATGATAAGTTTTGGACCATCATTGGGACCTTGACTGAGAGACACATGTCATAGAGTCACTAGACAAGGTGAAATATTGTTTGTCATAAGGGTTGGAAAGTGCGTAGAGTAGGCTATGTATAGTATGGTTATGCCTAAGCAAAACCTATATATCTTTCATCTAACTTTCATTTGAGTCTAGCTTCTTATCCCCTTCTTCAGTCTATTCTAGTTCTCACTTTCAATATTTCTGCAGTATCTTTTGGATATTTGTCATTTGAGCTGTCTCAATAAAAATAGCTGGTTCATGCTGTTTCAACCGTTTCACTTGAAATATGGCTCCACCGGCCCAACTGAACCACCCAGATCCACTCGGGGGCTACCAGACAATTTTTGCCAAAATAAGGTTGGAGACCCGATCCCACCTCCCAAAATGTAGGGTAACACCCACAAAAAGTCGCCAAAAAAGGACGGTGTAccctgttttgcctatttgactaGGAAAATGACTCCACCAATCTCGTTGAACCACCTAGATTCACTCAATAGCCCATCGGGCAATCGCCCGATAATTTTTGCCTTAAATCAGGTCTGATCCGTGGGCTCACCCCCTGAACTAAGGGCTAACACCTATCGAGATTAGCCAAAAAGGGGTGGTTCGggttgtttcacctgtttgacttggaaaatattttcattgGTAATGCCGAACCACCTAGATCCACTCAACTTTTCATCGACAGATAACAGGGCAATTTTTGTCGGCCCGAGCACTAGGCTCATTCCTCGAATTGTGGGTTGTTAGCCTCCGAAgactatgttttaataatgaaaactaaCAAGTAGATCTCTGCAGGGGAGAATCTTAATCCCATATGACTCAGTAAATCAAATCAGTCATGCTCCAAGAATGGAAGGATACCAACTTATGATCCGCGACATCAAAGAAAATCAATCAGAATGagagaaaacaaaatgaaaatctcAATCCTATAAGTCTCGGTAAATCAAACCAGTCATGAAGAATCTCTGGCCAAAAAGTCTCAACAAATCTAATCAATAATaactaaagtaaaagaagaaaagatcaCAAACATATTTGGAAAGCATCAATCTTTATAAGACTAAAACAAAAGATAGCTCActgacatatctgatatggacgtgatccaaagCCGTATATAGACATATCACACGGCTACAtacctcaatcaaggaatcaattcaaattctttattgaGAATAAATATTTTGGATATCCTTATGACGAGTAGCAcccgaagactataaaagatgaagactTAGGACAAACATGGGTTATGAAACTTTGAGgagaaaaatcaaagtgtctcaatcttagtctcacaaggctttgtaacttttagcttacaattgttatataaagagtagaaTCGAGTTAattttgtaacatcaactgaagctgtggcataagatctgaagagcaaaataagtcattaaaacttgtttcctatcattgtactcaagCCCGACattgaaagatctaaggaaactttgaaacccaaggggactggaagtaggttccacattggtgttccaaactaggataaatatttgtgttattactttatatTCTGTTATTTATTTGCTTAATCTTTTTAAAATCTAATCTTCTTTGTGAAGTGCATTTTTCTGCAGGCGAGTCGACCGTACGGAGTCAGTAGTTGACTCACAGAAAAATTTGATTTAcctccctcttgaatttcaattagtatcagagccagtCTCACCAACAGCATTGCATAACCGCAAGTGAGCAAAGATTAACTGGAAAATTATCACATTCCCGGTGCTCTTCTTAAGGATGGTCATTtctccacaagaccaccatactttaacaGACAACATTACTCTTACTGGAAGAATAGGTTCAGAATCTTTATCCTATCAAATGATTTCCAAGACTGGGTTGTCATCAAGAAGAGTCTAAAATCGATTCCAGgacttgaagaaaaatcaaaggacaaagacaaagaatctagcaGTTCTGACATAAAAAACCTTGAAAAATTTGAGGTCACCAAAGAAAagcaagaggtaattcaaactaatgcacatgctataagtttacttttgtgtgCAGTTAGCGGGGAAGAATATTacaagatatcaacttgtgaaaccacaaaaaaaatataGGACAAAtcggaggtaacctatgaaggaaccaccaaagtcaagaagtcaaaagTTACTGCCCTGGTCAATGAATACGAGCTgttcaaaatgaaaaagaatgaggacattgaaacaatgtttgccaaattcagtaagattGTATGTGAACTGAAATCACTAGGCATGATCTATCCATACAGCCTGCAAGTCCAGAAGTTGGTCCAAAGTTTCCCAAAGATTTGGGAAACCAAAGTTGCCATTCTGGAAGACGGAGATCTTCACAATATGATATATGACGAACTATGAGGTAACCTTATcgcttaagaaaaaaattatattaataggtaccaaaaggagaagaagaaaccAGTGGCCTTTAATGCTGCCCCAACCAAAGAAGTGGACACTCTGAAAGATACTAATAGCGAAGGGATGGCCCTCATCAATCAGTGGGAGTAAGATAGATCATGAGACAGAGACAACAAATATCCCAAGGAACCAAACATAATGACCCCACTAGAAATGATGATCGTTATTATCATTGTGGAAGTCCCGTCTACTTCAAACAAAACTATCCAGAGTTAAGACAAAGACCATCTAGAAagaatcataactttgaattctGGAGTGATAGAGATGAAACTGAAGAATAAGTAGAAGCAGCcaatatgtgcttcatggcaACAGGTGAACCTAGCGAGGTAAGATCTCACAACTATCAAAACTGTAATACCCTTGAATCTAATTTATGTATGATAGACGGCGAGCTTAAAAAatttatagatgaatataataagaTTGCTCAAGAGAAGAAAGGTTGTGAAGCATGATTTAAACGAAAACTAGAGTAGGAACTAAGAAGTCATCAAATAGAAATCGAAGtatgtcaaattaaaattgacttgattcataaagagattgatgatgtgaaaataaaactaaacaatATCAAGAAAACTCCAAGTCACGGTTTTGTAAAATCCAACTCGTTTCAAAACAAATTTAGTCCCTCATCAGAATCGTTTAAATCAGCTAACATCTCCTTTTCTTCTCGAGGACCTGTCTATTTTACATGTGGATAGTGAGGGCACAAATAGTACAGCTGCAGGCATACGCCTAAAAGTGTATGAGTTTGGTGGCCTAAAGGAAACACATCTAACCCACAAtaacccaagaccacttgggtacctaaataaAATTGATCTTTTTGTGCTGCAAAAAGAAGTCTGCAAGAGCTATAAGAAAGAAATGTGGTTCATTGATAGAGGATGTTCCAGACACATGAtcggaaagaaaaaaaaatttctgcTCTAGAGAAAATAAATAGGGGTTTAGTAAAGTTTGGTGACAATACTAGAGGCAACATTATCGGAGTTTCCCCAGTAAAACTCATCTCATCATGAGATTTCATGGAAGTATATCTAGTAGACGGCCTTAAACACAATATTCTTAGCATCAGTCAGCTCTGTGATGCCGGATTTGAAGTACTCTTCAAAGCCAAAAATTGCTCAATTAAGCACGAAAAAAGAAACATCTCTCTCATCGGTGAATATGTTGAAAACACTTATATTTTAGATAGTCCTGATTTTACCACATTAACTTGCCTCACTATTCAATCCAATAATACTTTTTTATGGCATAGAAAGTTCGGGCATGCTAGCATGCATGTCATTGAGAAGTTGTCCAGACTTGAATCGGTGAAAGGTCTACCAAAACTCAAGTTTCAGAAGGATCACATATGTGATGCTTGTCAATTAGGGAAGCAGGCCtagacatcattcaaagtcaaagacatCGTCTCCACTACCAAACCACTTCAAACAATCCATATGGATCTATTTGGTCCCACCAAAACCACAAGCCTTAGTGGAAAGAAATATGTTTTTgtcatagttgatgattactcatgttttacttgggtaatgttCCTTACTCATAAACATGAGCCTTAaacaaattttgagattttttatagaAAGGTACAGAGAGAAGTTGGACATCTCATCACTTATGTTCATagtgatcatggaggagaatttgaaaataaggcatTTGAAGAGTTTTGTACTCAGAATGGATACTCTCAGAACTTTTCTTCACCTCGAACCCCTTAGCAAAATGGTTTAGTGAAGCTGAAGAATTGGTCTTTCCAGAAAACTGCTAGGACaatattgttagaacataatctcCTAGATTAGTTTTGCGCAGAAGCAGTAAGCACCGCACGTCACATTATTAATAGGTGCCTAATCCGATCTATTCTAAAGAAAACACCCTATGAACTCTGGAGAGGAAAGAAGCCCAACATAAGTTATTTCCATCCATTCGGCTGCAAATGCTTTATtcacaataatggtaagaataGCTTGAGAAAATTTGATCCTCAAAGTGATGAAGGTATATTTCTTAGGAACTCTCCTACAAATCGTGCCTATAGGGactttaataaaagaactttgtgTGTTGAGGAATTAATGCATTCTGTAATTGATGAATCTAATCACTTCTCTACGAGTTTGAGTGATGATAAAGAACCGATGGGTAATCTTCAATCCAAGGAAAGTAACAGCTCAAATCCTGAGCCATCTCAAGACAAGTCCATAACCCCTTCCTAAGAGCAGACTATTAAAGAAGAAGATGTAAAGccaaatatttcaaaagaatGGAAGCACAATGGTACTCATCTAAACGAACTCATCATTGAAAATCCAGAGGATAGAGTGCAAACAAGAGCATTATTGAGGAGACATGCAGTTGTTGCCTTTGCTTCTCAAGTTGAATCCAAGAAAACTGATGAGGCACTCAAAGATGAATTATGGGTTGAATCTATGAAGGAAGAACTGGATCAGTTTGAATGAAAACAAGTTTAGACTCTAGTTGAAAGACCCAAAAATTACTCAGTAATTGGAACCAGATGGGTCTACAGAAATAAATTAGATGAGGAAGGTAAATTCATCATAAACAAAGCCAAACTTatagctcaaggctactcccaacaggaaggtattgattatgacgAAACCTTTTTCCCTGTAGCAAGGTTAGAGTCAATATGTATTCTATTAGCGTTTGTCGCgttcaaatatttttaagttatatcaaatggacATAAAAAGTGCTTTCTTAAATAGCTATattcatgagtaagtttttgtaaaacaacccccCGGATTTAAAGATTCAtcatatccaaatcatgttttcaaattatcaaagCACTTTACGGCCTCAAACAAACTCcaaaagcttggtatgagagattgagtacttttttaataaacaacaattttcaaaggggtaaaattgatacaactttgttcatataaaaatttgattcaaatcttctcattgtgcaaatttacattgatgatataatttttggtagttctaacatctctatgtgcgagaattttgctaatttgatgaaaggagaattcGAAATGAGTCTTATGGGTGAGTCATATTCTTTatgggattacaaatcaaacaaactcttTAAGGCACTTTCATCAGACAAGCCAAGTACACGAAAAAACTCACCAAAAAGTTCGGTATGGAAAAAGGGAAGGCACATGGAACACCTATGAGCCCATCCACAAGCATTGATTTAGACTTATCTAGAAAAGACATTGATGAAAAAATGTACAGAGGAATCAGATCTTTACTCTACCTGACTGCAAGTCGACCAGACATTATGTTTAGTGTGTGTAAATATGCTAGTTTCCAGTCGACTTCCAAGGATTCTCATCTAACTGATGGCAAACGATTCATCCGAGACCTTATAGAAACTCAAGACTTTGGTCTATGGTATCCCTGCTCCTCACATTTTGATCTAGTTGGTTGTTCAGATGCTAATTTTGCAGGAgataaaaatgatagaataagcactaATGGAATATGTCTGATTCTTGGTGATGCCCTTATCTCATGGCATAGCAAGAAGCAAACTTTAGTTGCTCTCTCAACCATTGAAGCTGAATACATAGCTGTCAGAAGTTGTGGCACTCAAATCTTATGGATTGTGCATAAACGTCTTGATTTTGACTTATCTTTTGAATTTGCTCCTATTATGTGTGATAGCACAAGTGCTATTAGCTTATTTAAGTATattgtgcatcattctagggctAAACATATTGAcattaagcatcattttattcaagatcatataaaaaatggtgattttactctaaaatttATTGACTCTGAAAATTAACTAGCATACATTTTCACAAAACCCCTActagaagaaagattttattcCCCTAGAAGAAGACTTGGTATTCTTAGCGTTAATGATCTTTAAGCTCTTTTTTCTATGTGAATTTCTATGTGTGGATTTCTTTGTCTGCAAGTTGCTTGTGTGTTGTTTCTTTTTAATTATGTCAAAGGGGGAGAAAGTAGAAACATCCTAGTAGCCTACCAGTCAGGGTGAGCAAACAAGTCAGGTGTAGCAAGCTGACAGATAggaaagtcaactgatgtttaatcttgtttgtcattatcaaaaagggggagattgttagaCTCCGAAgactatgttttaataatgacaaactaacaagtagATCTTTGCAggagaatctcaatatcatatgTCTCGGTAAATCAAATCGTCATGCTCTGAGAATGGAAGGACACCAACTCATAATTCGCGGCatcaaagaaaatcaatcaaaatgaGAGCAAACGAAAggaaaatctcaattttataaGTCTCGATAAATCAAACCATCCATGAAGAATCTTTGGCCCCAAAGTCTCGACAAATCAGATCAACAATgactaaaataaaagtagaaaacaTCACAAGAATATTTGAAAAGCATTAATCTATACAAGACCAAAAGGAAAGATAgatcatggacatatctgatatgaacGTGATCTAAAGCCGTATATGGACATAACACATGGCTACATAcctcaatcaagaaatcaattcaaatccttgattgagaataaATCTCTTTGGTTTTTTTATGAAGAGTAGCagccgaagactataaaagatgaagactAAGGACATACACGGGTTACACAACTTCAGgagaaaaatcaaagtgtctcaatttattctcacaaggctttgtaacttttagcttacaattgttatataaagagtaggatcgagttaactttgtaacatcaactgaagttgtgtcacaagatctgaagagaaaaataagtctttagaacttGTTTCCTATTATCGTACTTGAGCCCGACACTGAACGgtctaagaaaactttgaaacccaaggggattGGAAGTAgacaccacattggtgttccgaatCAGGATAGatctttgtgttattactttacgTTCTGTTGTTTAtgtgtttaatatttttaaaatctaatcTACTTTGTGAAGTGCACTGTTTTACAGGTGAGTCGACTGTGCTGAGTCAATAGTCTACTCatagaaaaatttcaattcacccttCCCCTCTTGAATTTCATGGGATAACACCCACCGAAAGTAGCTAAAATGTTCTACTCGTACTATTTTACTCGTTTGACTTGAAAAATAGATCCACCGGCCCCATCAAAACAACTAGATCCATTCTACAACCCGCCAGGCGATTTAGGTCCAAAATCGAGCTCGGGCCCTGGAGCTACCCCCGAATCATGAGCTAACATCCACCGAAAGTCTCCAAAAACTTCTTATGATCTATAGTGATAGGATTCTGGAATTATAGCAAGTATTCCATCTTAAGGGTTGTTTCTCCCTTCTATCcccaaactcctaaattaggaaaAGTCATGAtatgaaatcataaacatgtccTATCATACCCACCTAGCATGCAATCTACACTGCACATCAtcttatgaagaaaagtagactgaagcctacctcgatgccgaaCCACAAATCTTAAGTCATCCATAAATCGCTCGTCTTTTCTCTATGATCTCAAAATGCTGATATGCTATCTAAATAATATTCTACACGTCAATAGGATCAAAACAAAACCCATATTACTATATAAAAGATCGATTCAAAATTCAGATCAAGAACGTGCCTGCTGAGCCCGTAAGCataatccaaaattaaatccatcacaaggtcctttgaaggacaaggaatgtatgctcaaaagttgagcacaaatgggaCGCAAATTGGGGTTCCAATCGACCCCTAACGTCCAAGGATTTAAAGACCTACTTTTCAAGAATTTTAATTTACAATGAAATAGGATgagatttgatgaaaaaataataaaaaatgatgacGGAGTGTTAGCCTttcttaccttagcttcaatggatgatttccCGCACTTCCTCAGGTCCCATGCTCCTAAAGTGGTTGAAAATGGTGGAGAAAATGAGGAAAAAATTGGATGAAGAAAGGAGAATTATCAATCCCTAGATGCCGCTAAAGCGGTCACGTAGTCGCTTAAGCGACTGCTACTAAAGCGGTCGGGTACGGAGATGCGGGCATCGCTAAAATGTTACCTTCACCGCTAAAATGGTGTTCGCTAACGCAGACATTGATCGCTTAAGCGGTCCTCAGCGAAGTAGCCAAGACTGCTAAAGCGATCCTGTGTTGCTAAGGCAAATACCTCTTAAGCATTAAGAAAATTGCTTAAGCGGTTGTACCAGCAACCTGAGGTAATAAATTTCTTAAGTCCAAAATGGACTCCAACCATGTGCTTGGAATTCGTTCGAAATTTCGTGcgcgcaaatgaactatgctatcataccaaattcaatatttcaatCTTAATGAAATCACTGAAACTTTCATTTGAGATTACTTTTGACTACATAGAGgccccacacctatagtttcattagAAATTATTTCATTTGTACGGAGATGCGGCGCCGCTAAAGCGATGTCCGCTAAAGAGGACATTGATCTCTTAAGCGATCTTCGGCCTAGTAGCCAAAGCCGCTAAATCGACCCAATGTCACTAAAGCAAATACCTCTTAAGCAGTAAAAGAACCGTTTAAGCAGTTGCACTAgcaatttgatgcaacagattttctaagtccaaaatggactcCAACCGTGTACTTCGGATTCTTTCGGAACTCCGTGCACGTAAACGAACTacgctaccataccaaattcggcATTTAACTCTTAATGAAACCATCGAAACTTTCATTCGAGATTATTTTTGACTACATATAGtctcatttttcataaaatccaaCCAATAGCCAAAACGAGTCTGCacgccttgggacctgaacccaTGATCGCCCTAGCCCAAAATCAATGTTCCATAGCTGATGGAGTTGTCGGAATTCTCATCCGAGGTCTTCTAATAGAAGTTTTGGTACAAGATCAATTTCTTAATGATGATAGTTCCAAAATAGTAAAATGAGCCTAAAACTTAAATGACTGCCCAATGACCGCACCAATAGTTCTCCGGCAAATCATTACTGACCTATAGCCGGCTAGACACTGTGGGAAGGGTTGAAACACCAAAAAT includes:
- the LOC107871568 gene encoding secreted RxLR effector protein 161-like, with the protein product MEKGKAHGTPMSPSTSIDLDLSRKDIDEKMYRGIRSLLYLTASRPDIMFSVCKYASFQSTSKDSHLTDGKRFIRDLIETQDFGLWYPCSSHFDLVGCSDANFAGDKNDRISTNGICLILGDALISWHSKKQTLVALSTIEAEYIAVRSCGTQILWIVHKRLDFDLSFEFAPIMCDST